The segment TGTGGCTGTCGAACGGCGAGATCGGGATGCCCAGCGCCGCCCAGACGCCGTTGTAGTTGACCCCCGCCGCCATCACCAGCACCAGCACCTCGTGGCTGTCGATGCTCGGGGTATCGACCACCTCGACCAGCATCGCCGTATCGGGTTCGCCATGCCGTTCCCTGCGGATCGACCAGGCATGCATCTGCTTGGGCACGAACCCGAGCGGCGGCATTTCACCGACCTCGTAAAGATCCTTTTGCGGCGCGTCGTAGGCGACAATGTCCTGATGGGTGTCAAGTGCCATGGGGCCCTCCTGTTGAATGGATGCCGCGACGCAGAATCGCCGCGGGTTCTGGCTGGAATTAAGCAGAGTTCAGCAACTTTGCAATAGATGGGCGGCCCATTTTGTAATTTTATGTCCGCTGCGGCGCAGAAATTTCCAGCCTTTGCTGCACCCCCGCAGCGTGGAACGCCAGGAGCGCCTGCTGCCCCGCCACCGCCGTCAGGCCGAAGGGGCCGTCGGCCACGATCCCCCGCGCCTCCAGCACCCGCAGCCCCTCGGCCAGCGCGCCGTCGCCCGGCGGCAGCTTCAGCACCGCGCCGCAGGCCACCAGCCGCGCAATCTGCGCCCGGAGCACGCCCGGAAGGTCGGCGCGCAGCACCGGCCCGTCCGCCAGCGCCGCCGCCACCAGCGGCACCGGCAGGATCGGCACGCTGGCGGCGACCCCCGCCATCAGCACGGCCCCCAGCGCCTCGGTATCCTCCCCGCCCGCCAGCCAGTCGCGCAGCGACAACGGCGCGCCGAACGCCACCGCAGCCGTGCCGAACCTCGGAAAGGTCCGGCGCAGCTTGCCCCACAGCACCCGCGCGACAAAGGCCGCGATCACCCCCGGCCGCGCGCGAAAGCGCCGCACGCCGCTTTGCCCGGCCTCGACCAGCAGCCGGTCCTCCAGCACGCGGTCATAGGCAATCGCCACCGGCACGAACACCACGTCGCGCGCCGCCGCGTCGAACCCCTGCACGATGTAGCTCAGCAGCCCCATCTTCGCAGGCCCCACCCGGCCATCAAGGCTCAGCCCGCCCTCGGGAAAGATCGCCTGGGTGGTGCCGTCCGCCGCCGTCATCTGCACATAGCGCGCCAGCACCCGGCGATAGAGCGCGTTGCGGCTGCCGCGCCGGATGAAATAGGCCCCCGTCGCCCGGATGACCCGGCTCAGCGGCCAGACCCGCGCCCATTCCCCCACCGCGTAAGACAGCGCCGAGCGGTCGGCCACCAGCCATGTCACCAGCAGGTAATCCATGTTGCTGCGGTGGTTCATCACGAAGACCACCGTCGCATGGCGGTCTATCGCCGCCAGCGCCGAATCGATCCGGCCGATCCGCACCCGGTAAAGCGCCCGGCTCAGCCGCCGCGCCGCCCGTGTGGCAAAGCCGAAATAGACCAGCGCCGAAAACCCCGGCACGATCTCGCGCGCATAGGTGCGGGCCTCCTGGAACGCCACGCTTTCCGGCACGCCGGTGGCATGGGCATGATCGACCACCGCCGCCATCACCTTCGGGTCATGCAGCAGCCGCACGATCATGTCCTGCCTGCGCAACAGGCGGAACGGCTGGATCGGGCGCTCCAGCCGGGTGTTCAGCCGCGTCACCAGCCGTTCCAGCCGCCGCCGCAGGAACCAGCGCAGCGACGGCCCGACGATCCGGTCCAGCGCCGCAATCGCGGCGAGAACCAGCACAAGCGCCAGAAGCCAGAAGGGGATTTCCACGGTGCCGGTCATGGTGCGACCCTAGGGCAGCGGTGCGCGCGCGTAAATCCTGCCATGCCGCAACGCAGCGAATTGACATCGGCATAAAGTGTCGCCTATCTGTTCTCCCAAGAAAGATTATTACCAAACCCGAGTCTGGAGCCCGCCATGCCCGAACCCCGCCCCGAGGCCGCGCCCGAGGTCAAGAAAGACGCGCCCTGGCTGTTCCGCACCTATGCCGGCCATTCCACGGCGGCGGCGTCGAATGCGCTTTACCGGGGCAACCTCGCCAAGGGACAGACCGGGCTTTCGGTGGCGTTCGACCTGCCGACCCAGACGGGGTATGACAGCGACCACGAACTGTCGCGGGGCGAGGTCGGCAAGGTCGGCGTGCCGGTGTCGCATCTGGGCGACATGCGTGCGCTGTTCGCGGACATCCCGCTCGACCGGATGAACACCTCGATGACGATCAACGCCACGGCGCCGTGGCTGCTGGCGCTTTACATCGCGGTGGCCGAGGAACAGGGCGCCGACGTGGCCGCCCTGCAGGGCACCGTGCAGAACGACATCATCAAGGAATACCTGTCGCGCGGCACCTACATCGCGCCGCCCAAGCCCAGCCTGCGGATGATCACCGACATCGCGGCCTACACGCAGAAGCACCTGCCGAAATGGAACCCGATGAACGTGTGTTCCTATCACCTGCAGGAAGCGGGGGCCACGCCCGAGCAGGAACTCGCCTTCGCGCTGGCCACCGCCTGCGCCGTGCTGGATGACCTGAAAGGCAAGGTCTCACCGGCAGAGTTTCCCAACATGGTCGGCAGGATCTCGTTCTTCGTGAACGCCGGCATCCGCTTCGTGACCGAGATGTGCAAGATGCGCGCCTTCGTCGACCTGTGGGACGAGATCTGCCGCGACCGCTACGGCATCACCGAGGCCAAATACCGCCGCTTCCGCTACGGCGTGCAGGTCAACAGCCTGGGCCTGACCGAGCAGCAGCCGGAAAACAACGTTTACCGCATTCTGATCGAGATGCTGGCGGTGACGCTGTCGAAGAACGCCCGCGCCCGCGCCGTGCAGCTTCCCGCCTGGAACGAGGCGCTGGGGCTGCCGCGCCCCTGGGATCAGCAATGGTCGCTGCGTATGCAGCAGATCCTGGCCTATGAATCCGACCTGCTGGAATACGACGACCTGTTCGACGGCAATCCGGCGGTGGACCGCAAGGTGGCGGCGCTGAAAGAGGGCGCGCGGGCGGAACTGGCGCAGATCGACGCGATGGGGGGTGCTGTGGCCGCCATCGAATACATGAAGGGCCGCCTGGTCGAGGCCAATGCCGAACGTATCGGGCGGATCGAGGCGGGCCAGACCACCGTGGTCGGCGTCAACCGCTGGACCGAGGCCGAACCCTCGCCGCTGACCGCGGGCGACGGGTCGATCATGCAGGCCGACCCCGAAGCCGAGGCCGACCAGATCGGGCGGCTGCAGGCCTGGCGCCAGACCCGCGACGCCGCGGCCGTCGAGGCCGCGCTCGCCGCGCTGCGCAGGGACGCGCAGAGCGGCGCCAACATCATGCCCGCCTCGATTGCCGCCGCGAAAGCCGGGGCGACCACCGGCGAATGGGGGGCGATGGTGCGCACCGCCTTCGGCGAATACCGCGCCCCCACCGGCGTGTCGCGCAACCCGTCGAACCGCACCGAAGGGCTGGAGCCGATCCGCGAGGCGGTGCAGGCGGTTTCGGCAAGACTCGGCCGCCCGCTGAAATTCCTCGTGGGCAAGCCGGGGCTCGACGGCCATTCCAACGGCGCCGAACAGATCGCCGCCCGCGCCCGCGACTGCGGCATGGACATCCACTAT is part of the Paracoccaceae bacterium Fryx2 genome and harbors:
- a CDS encoding 1-acyl-sn-glycerol-3-phosphate acyltransferase — encoded protein: MTGTVEIPFWLLALVLVLAAIAALDRIVGPSLRWFLRRRLERLVTRLNTRLERPIQPFRLLRRQDMIVRLLHDPKVMAAVVDHAHATGVPESVAFQEARTYAREIVPGFSALVYFGFATRAARRLSRALYRVRIGRIDSALAAIDRHATVVFVMNHRSNMDYLLVTWLVADRSALSYAVGEWARVWPLSRVIRATGAYFIRRGSRNALYRRVLARYVQMTAADGTTQAIFPEGGLSLDGRVGPAKMGLLSYIVQGFDAAARDVVFVPVAIAYDRVLEDRLLVEAGQSGVRRFRARPGVIAAFVARVLWGKLRRTFPRFGTAAVAFGAPLSLRDWLAGGEDTEALGAVLMAGVAASVPILPVPLVAAALADGPVLRADLPGVLRAQIARLVACGAVLKLPPGDGALAEGLRVLEARGIVADGPFGLTAVAGQQALLAFHAAGVQQRLEISAPQRT
- a CDS encoding protein meaA, translated to MPEPRPEAAPEVKKDAPWLFRTYAGHSTAAASNALYRGNLAKGQTGLSVAFDLPTQTGYDSDHELSRGEVGKVGVPVSHLGDMRALFADIPLDRMNTSMTINATAPWLLALYIAVAEEQGADVAALQGTVQNDIIKEYLSRGTYIAPPKPSLRMITDIAAYTQKHLPKWNPMNVCSYHLQEAGATPEQELAFALATACAVLDDLKGKVSPAEFPNMVGRISFFVNAGIRFVTEMCKMRAFVDLWDEICRDRYGITEAKYRRFRYGVQVNSLGLTEQQPENNVYRILIEMLAVTLSKNARARAVQLPAWNEALGLPRPWDQQWSLRMQQILAYESDLLEYDDLFDGNPAVDRKVAALKEGARAELAQIDAMGGAVAAIEYMKGRLVEANAERIGRIEAGQTTVVGVNRWTEAEPSPLTAGDGSIMQADPEAEADQIGRLQAWRQTRDAAAVEAALAALRRDAQSGANIMPASIAAAKAGATTGEWGAMVRTAFGEYRAPTGVSRNPSNRTEGLEPIREAVQAVSARLGRPLKFLVGKPGLDGHSNGAEQIAARARDCGMDIHYEGIRLTPAEIVNAAVDQEAHVIGLSILSGSHLPLVAEVVDLMRKAGLDGVPLVVGGIIPEEDAATLRAMGVAAVYTPKDFELNRIMMDVVGLVDRSPVAAE